One part of the Desulfonema ishimotonii genome encodes these proteins:
- the aroC gene encoding chorismate synthase, producing MSSTFGTLFRVTTFGESHCKGVGAIVDGCPPRMALTEADIQQQLDRRKPGQSKLTTDRKEADQITILSGVENGKTLGTPIALSVPNKDQRPGDYGDMTFVPRPSHADYTYQMKYGIRASSGGGRSSARETIARVAAGAIAEKFLREAYGVEIVAWVSAVGTIDAPETDADRITRDQVDQNIVRCPHGETAEQMIQAIVDAREARDSLGGILTCVCRNLPPGWGEPVFDKLEAGLAHAMLSIPATKGFEIGSGFAGTRMRGSRHNDPFIFKNGRLGTKTNLSGGIQGGISNGEPVLFRVAFKPVATIGLPQETADFEGNDAVLAAKGRHDPCVVPRAVPIVEGMAALVLADMALRQRMRSEQP from the coding sequence ATGTCCAGCACATTCGGAACCCTGTTCAGGGTCACAACATTCGGCGAATCCCACTGCAAGGGCGTGGGGGCGATTGTGGACGGCTGTCCGCCGCGCATGGCCCTCACCGAGGCAGATATCCAGCAACAGCTTGACCGCCGCAAACCGGGCCAGAGCAAGCTCACCACCGACCGGAAAGAGGCTGATCAGATCACGATCCTCTCCGGCGTCGAAAACGGAAAAACACTGGGGACGCCCATTGCCCTGTCCGTGCCCAACAAGGACCAGCGTCCGGGCGACTACGGGGACATGACCTTTGTTCCCCGCCCCTCCCATGCCGATTATACCTATCAGATGAAATACGGCATCCGGGCGTCCAGCGGCGGCGGGCGGTCCAGCGCACGGGAGACCATTGCCCGCGTGGCGGCCGGGGCCATTGCCGAGAAATTCCTGCGCGAGGCTTACGGCGTTGAAATTGTCGCATGGGTCAGCGCGGTCGGCACCATAGACGCGCCGGAGACCGATGCGGACCGGATCACCCGCGATCAGGTGGATCAGAACATCGTGCGCTGCCCCCACGGGGAGACGGCGGAACAGATGATCCAGGCCATCGTGGACGCCCGCGAGGCCAGAGACTCCCTGGGCGGAATCCTCACCTGCGTCTGCCGCAACCTGCCCCCGGGCTGGGGAGAGCCGGTCTTTGACAAGCTTGAAGCCGGACTGGCCCACGCCATGCTCTCGATTCCGGCCACCAAGGGGTTTGAAATCGGCTCCGGCTTTGCCGGAACCCGGATGCGCGGCTCCCGGCACAACGACCCCTTTATCTTCAAAAACGGTCGCCTCGGCACAAAGACCAACCTCAGCGGCGGTATCCAGGGCGGCATCTCCAACGGCGAACCGGTTCTGTTCCGCGTCGCCTTCAAGCCGGTGGCCACCATCGGTCTGCCCCAGGAAACCGCGGATTTTGAGGGCAATGACGCCGTGCTGGCTGCCAAGGGCCGCCATGACCCCTGCGTGGTTCCCCGTGCCGTGCCCATTGTGGAGGGCATGGCCGCGCTGGTCCTGGCTGACATGGCGCTGCGCCAGAGAATGCGGAGCGAACAGCCATGA